The window GAGCacgaaaaaagaaataattctaAATCAActtgtgattaaaaaatgactaaagctACACCAAAGATATACGCAGACACATATATACCAATAAATTGAAAGAATTAAGACCTAAATGCAACAATTGAGATCATAAGTGAGTTAATTTAAATAAGTTTCATTTAGCTCAAAGCAAAAAATTGAACTCTAATTGAAGTTAACTGACTTGCAATGAGAATAAATTGCTGATAGcaaaatgttgatatttttcttcatatcaATGATGTAAGTTTTACTACAGTAAAGTTATTGTGCGGTCAACgcattaaaaaataagtgaaCTTTGAGAGCATATCTTGGTTGCTGTGTagtcaatgtaaaaacaattgATTTCCAACTGCACCTGTAAATGACGCCATTGCGGTGCAGGAACATGAGCGCCGACGTGACTTCGGCAGCGTAGAATCGCGAGCGTGGTTCGTCGAACTTGCGCGAACGCTGAATTTGAAACATCAAGTCGCCTCCGTTCACGTACTccatgacaaaaaacaagcgGTCCtggaaaaaggaaagaaaaaagagcAGATTTGTAAGAAAAGCATTAATTTTCAAAGGCGGCGTGGCATCTTACTCGAGTCTGGAAGCAGCAGTAGAGCTGGGTGAGGTAGGGATGTCGACGAGCCAGGGCCAGGATACGCTTCTCCGTCATGGTGCAGTCAACGTCATCGTCCTGCAGGATCACGTCTTTCTTCAGGACCTTGACGGCGTAAACATCTTCTGTCCCCTTTAGCTCGGCCAGCATCACCTGAAAAGACCGAATCATTAAGAcgaatggtttaaaaaaatgataaaatagtaACCCACCTTGCCAAAGCTGCCTTTGCCCAGAACTTTGATCAGGTTAAAGTCCTTGAGGGTCCTTCTCTGACTCTGGCCGTTTTCGCGGCCCCCCGACGACGAGGCGGTAGACAGGGATGTGGTGGAGGTGGCAGAGGATGACGACGATGAAGAGGACGAGTGTTGGGGGCCTTGCTGGTCCAGGGACAGAGCGTCCTGGAGACGTTCCAATTCTGCCAAGTCTGGGGCAACAAAAAGCACATGTTCTTTTTTATATTGCTCAATAATCAGGTTAATAGTCAAAAGGTAAACTTATTGTATGCAAAATGTGTAATATTCAACCATTACATAGGATTTTCACTAACCAatttaatggcaaaaaatgacaaagataAATAGATATTTATTTCCACTGTTTTAGGGAAAATGTCTAATTTAATGGAAGAATAATGTTTGAATTGTGTTTATTGTCTATTTTATTTGGAATATATTTAGTGTAACTCAATTCACTTATTTATAAACACTAAATCCATATTTTAAAACATGCCATGGTCTTGTATTTCTCTCATTAACATTGAATGAACTTAAGATCTTGATGAATGTAAATTTAATATTCATATACCAGAAAAAGCATTATGTATGTCAGTATAAAAAAGATtactcaaaaaaatatatatttatatatgatatcttcttttttaagggtttttaaAATAACACTAATTGCATGTCCTTATGTATTTCTCCAATGCATAtttgttgttgcatttttgtCCCAAATGTtccttgtttgttgttgctacctatttttccactttgcaaaagaaaacaagtgaACTTTTTTTGTGCAAGAACAAGTGAGAGGAGATGATGACTAACCGCGAGGAGCAAATGGTGGTGGGCGCCGCGTTAGAATTCCTCCGCTAAGCTCTCCGGTCGCTCGCACTTCTTTTAGAAGGCACTGCCGCATTGTTCGCGTTGTTACGCTACGGCGGCTAATGTGGATATTAAGAGCAAACAATCTTCTGGCTGTTCTCAATTTGAATGATCCAAAAAGTCACCCACTGATATTCTGTTTAAATTTATGATTGTTGcttacaaatatatgtattgttcttttaaatgttcatttgaaaaaatacatatttacatttttcacccaaaaaattatTCCACGGTTAAATTAATAGTCAATAGCCatcttatattttgtatttttatttactttctcacattttattagaatttttaaaacaatgggaGGTAAAAACTGTCAATAttggccttttttgtttttgattttgcagttaaatatacatatatatatatatatatatatatatatatatatatatatatatatatatatatatatatatatatatatatatatatatatatatatatatatatatatatatatatatatatatattatttgcatttttaaaacaatggcAGGTAAAAACTGTCAATAttggccttttttgtttttgattttgcagttaaatatatatatatatatatatatatatatatatatatatatatatatatatatatatatatatatatatatatatatatatatatatatatatgtatatattttttaatatatagtcCTAGATTGGGTCAAGTGTTTCTATTTCGAGTCTGTAACATATTTTGTATCAATGTGGATTCAGCGCCTACAAAATAGATTGTGAGGTTTATATTTTTGGGGACTTACCTTGCTGGGAGGGCGAGGTGGGTACAGCTGGCTGGCTGAAGGGGGTCTCCGTCTGAGAGAGCTCTGGTGGAGATTGGGGGGCTTCCTGGCCTGGCGTCAACTGCcacgaaaaaaaagtctttttaattgagtgttttcGCTTACAGGTATTTGTTGGGAGCCCATGTTTTACCTTTCTGCGACGCTGTGCCGTGTTGGAAATCTTATCGGGCGTCACCCCCAAGTCGGATAGAACTTTAGCGATAccgcgggcgtccacgccgcaGTTGGGGGCCACGTTTTTCTCGCAACGTCTGTGCACGTTCATCTTACACActggaaaaaacacaaagaaaaatgtaatcatGTGAATCcacttatttaatatttttttctaataataacaataaaaaatatgtaataataataaaaacaatacaatttggggaaaaatgtgttatgaatgaaggaaaagactgaaaagaaaatattttatagagaaaaaaaacattttaaaaagtatatacacAAAGAGCATATagtgttttcccttttttaatcaataacaaaaataaatgaataaatactatTTAGTTTTTATCTATTGCCTTATTATGAAAACAggcagacaaaaaaacatgagtaaATACACATTCATAAGAAAACTTGAAAAAACTAActataaaaatgtatgaaaagaataatttattaaaataataatagaataattaacaaaaatgacaaataaaaaatatctgcTTGTGACAGGCTAAAATAAAAGAATTTGAAGAATTTTTAGGTCAACAATTCCCTGATTATTCATTTATAAAGGACTCTAACCCAAACGCACCTTTGCATTGCAAGCCCTGCCTCAAGAGCCCCCACAGCAGCGAACCACAGTGGTCGCAGAAGGTGGGCACCTTGTAGTTGTGGATGCTGAACTTGTGAGGCATGTTGACGCTAAAGCGCTGCGAACCCACCTGCAGGGAGCGtcatccacaaaaaaaacaaagggtcACCAGGTATTGCTCGCCCACATTCGGGACTGCGAAATTCTAGCTCACCTCCTCCGGGGTGTCCTCCTGCTTCTTCATACCAGCGCATTTGGTGATAATAAGTTCGTGGCAGCGCTTGTGGACGACACACGTGCACACTGACAGGAGCAAGAATGcaaaaaaggacaataacaaagcaaaaataagtgattatgagatgcaggacaacactaAGTCGACCCAGTAAAAGATACAAGTGAACTTTGTGCTTTGTGACTCACTCACCTTGACATTGATAGCCCTGTTTCCCCAGGACACCCCTAGAAAGTCCAACACAGATGTTCAAATTAGTACCGGGTCATCATAACCCGCAGAATTGCCAGTGCGGAATTACCAGATAAAGTCTCTGCAGTGCGAGCAATACGTGGGTTGTCGTAGGTAGGTGGCCATGAACTTGTGTCCGTTAACCTGATGGACACGCCGGCGTACCGCTCCTTGGCGCCGACGCGGGCCGATGCGCTCCCGGAAGACGCGTTCTTCATTGTCGTTGGCTCCTGAGGCTGTGTGGGAAACAGAGAGGTTGAAATAATCGGGCTTTTAATGATGTTGACGCAAAATAATTCTGATCTATGTGCACTTGGAGACAATTTAAACATGGATGCCTGCATCTTAAAGTCAGATGTGGTTTATCTGAAGCCTAACTCAACAGTTaatgcccaaaaatcaacaagaagtgacctgGAAATACTCCAATAGTGACAAGAACAGATCCAAAATGAACAGTAAGTGGCTAGTAAACACTGAAAGTGATAGAGAAAGCCCCAAAATTAAAAAGTGACTTGTAAATGACTCAAAATCAATAATTCTCCTTTAAAGTATCtataattacagtaatccctcaaatatcgtggtTCATGTAGACGAGACATGTccgcgataatcaaaaaaatcgcaaagtaggctCAActctataatttttttttgtcttcagagTCCAAATagcaagattttttaaaataaataataatggaaaATTTGCAATAAGTGAAGACGCTATAATAGACGGATTACTGTATTACATGCCCTGAAATAAAAGGAAAGCCTGCGGCGCAGTTTactattttaattttactttGAGGTGACTGGTAATTGCtcagaaaaatgaacaaaaactccCTGGAATTTCTCcagaaaccaaaaaaagcatTGTGCTGCTGTGTTGTGCAATTGTAGCGAGTTGGATGGGCCCACCACTCGCCTAAGATGGCCGCTATTTATACCTGGATGTGTGGGCGCTGGCACAAGCCAGGACGGCGcgttggaataaaaaaaaaacgactcttCTCGTCCGCTCGGCTTCCCCGGGAGAGACGAGCGCTTTTGGAGGGCGACCTTAAGACGGGGGAAAAGCGCCCCCGCGCGCCCTCTTCCCACACACGCGCTACGCAATTCCCGGCGTCCTACTTTGCTTCTCCGGTGGGTGAGGCGGAGATGTGCTTACTCCTCCTGAGCTCAATTACAGGAGAGCTATCGTGGGATGAGCGCTGCGATCACTTTTTTGCACCCCGTTCGACGTGATTCATATTTGGAGTTGATTCGCATTTCCTTTCTATGTGATTAAATGGATCCACACATATTTGGCTCGCttagagatttttttctcttaatgtCTCGTTCTTTCTGTTTTGTAGATGAGTCAATTAAAAGGGGAATATCATATTATATGCACTTTTTAATTtaggttttaattaaaaaacagtacttgatttttttgcctgcttttttacttaaaattgtattcttgttttgtgttttttgcccaaaaaaatgggaaaactgtcattaatttatttttacatagaaaaaaatatactatattttcAAGGGGCGCtttgttcatttaaattcttttttagtgtatttttttgggaaaaaacaaaaaggagggAAGAATTCTGTtacttattttgtatttgtgttttatttaaagaGAAAATCGGTATGTTTTCTCCAttcttttgtaattttttattttttagatatttatcgatttacattttttttaatgtattgcattcattcacatttttacattgagacaacTAAAACTAAAAACTCAAATGGTCTTTCTATTCTATCAACTAACATGTGTGTGCATTTATGTGTACTGAAACATAATTAACTTTAAGGTTTTTAACCGATTGATCCAATAGAGTGGAAAGGCAAGATTACATTGTGCGGTTAgtaagtgtgtgcatgtgtgtgtgtgtgtttgagtgtgtgtgtgtgtgggggtggggggggggggggcttctaGACAGAGAGAGATGCTGGCGAGAGGGTGGAGACAGCTAAACAAGCTAAACAGGCCATCAGTGGGATCACTTTTGTTTTACATAATACATCATCCATCTGtccagaacacacacacacacacacacacaccccaaacACCCCGGtccaacacagacacacacacacatacacactctcaTAAGTGAGGACAGAAAAGGCTGATGAGGCTTAGCCAAAGCGACGTACGCACTTTAGAGCCACTAAGCGTGTCTATACTAAGACTAACCAACATATAGTATTAGAATAATATATTGGctaattttgataaaaatatatacttttatagGTTGTTCATAATCATGTCAGAAATGGtcaaaaattaattattatgaAGACTCATGCAGTTTTATAACTAGGGAAGTGTACCATCGCAGCATAGACAAATATATAACATTacattcaatgcaaaaaaaaacaactagagaataaatatgattaaaattaGATATATTAGGTTCAGGAAAGGAACTATACTAGTGCAATTGTTTTTAGAAAGAGTCAGTTTATCTTTGACGGTGCTGATATAGTTTCATTGCTGATGGAACAAAcgataaattaaattaaatccttaaaaaaaaaagaaaaaaaaacatgcttccGGGTAGATTCTACCATAAAAGTTCAAACTGAAGTCAAAATCACCATAACATCAATTTTAAACACCCACTCTCGACTAAATAATTTACAACTAAATGGACATATTGCGCAGCATCAGAACataattttaagataaaaaaatgcattttaatactATATGAAGGCCCCTTGTGTTATAATCCTATAGTCAAAGCTTCATTAggtaaaatgttgatttttttacagCAATATGTACTTAGTTAATTTAACACTACactttttactcttttttaaAACACTACAATTTTTCAATATAAATCTAACAGTATATTTTCaactattttcttttctatCGTATCGTCAAATCACCTATAAAGTCAGCACctgtgaacacacacacacactcacgtagaCACACACCTAAAAATAGCCCCGCCGCTTTCCAGCGGGAGCGTGTGCATGCGTATGGATGGCGACGTCGCCGTGACGACGGGACACCGAGGCAGGAGCTTCTTAAAATAGCAGGTGAGATTGAGCTAAGGATAAGCGTCTGAGGGAGCGGTGCGTCTCGACAACGATTGGTCGTTCGCGCCGTGACCTCGCTATTCTGCCACGCCCACTCTTGAACTTCCGCGGTtcatgtgtgtgcaagtgtCTCCATCATTTTCTTGTAGGAAGGGAATAATCTGACCTAATCTGACCATCTGCACTCTTCTTTCATCAGAGATTTACCATTTTTCAGTGCCATGGGCTgagatggacgtccaatcgGTTTTAACTGGGAGGGAATGACTACTTTGTAATATTTTAGATAGTCAAGTTCTATGGATTCACTGCATACACTTTGAATTTTGGggcaaatataaatattaaaaacagcCTACACGcaattttgtaaatatattcaATACTAGTCAGTAAAAGTAATTTTAAGAAACATTTTCTGATGGGTAATATTTGATGGTGTAgtccataggtgtcaaagtggtggcccgcggggcaaatctggcctgctgcatcattttgtgcggcccggaaagtaaatgattgccgactttctgttttaggatcaaattcaaatgaagagtatagatgtatattaaatttcctgattttctcccttttaaattaataattgtaattttttaatcatttttttctgattttagttcaaaaattgacattttggacCATTTTCTAAAAGAAAAGACTTTGAATGCACCTTTGCGTGGGTACTATAGTGTCTCACCTTCAGTAGACGATCCAGACAGATCAATCACCACGTAGACCTTCCCCTCAGGCTCTAAGTCAATCTGGACAAAACAAGGaaagggagaagaagaagaaaaaaaatgaaataaatggatATGGACTTGTCTGCGGGCTTATACCAggacagtttttattttaaaaagatataaaaCAGGACCCATGCCTAAAACTAacattggctgcaattgaccACAATGCAcatgcaatccattttgactaatgGCGACGAATGGGATGTCTATCATCGTCATTGGTCGCttggaaaagacattttgctctaaaaaaaaaacctccaaaccAAGGCAGAACGCTTGAGGATGCGATTACGGGGAAAGATTAAGATCCCAAACGTTATAAAAGACAACATCTGACCGAATTATTCAAGCCCTTATGACATCATCCCTTTACAATACACATGCAATTACACAGATTAGAGAGTTAGGGAATGGGCGGGGCATGAGGAACGGGTGGgcgaatttaaaataaataaataaataaataaaatctttgGTTAAGCTCCGGGACGGACGGATGCAGATCCTCTTACGTAAACGGTCCGACTCGCCAATCGGACAAATATGAGACAgcaaaaattcatatttatatCCTGTCCGTGtcatattgtcatttttgattGGAGACAATCAAATCAGAGATATGCTTTTCgggttgagtttttttttagattttatttttatatattggcAAGTGTAAAATTAAGATGGGGATTCTTGTGGTCCACACGCTAATCCTTAAACGCCGGCCGGCTCTTGCATAAGCCGAGTTTggtggagtgttttttttagctatgaATGTTCTTGTGGGCTGACAttattatcacttttttttttgtttacatcatAGTTGTCAAGGGGACCATATTCAAACCacagcatcattttttgtggccctgcAAAAGTAAATAGGGATTCAGAATGAAATATTGCTAAAATTCTTGAAATACTACCAATATCTAAGCATACTAAATGTAGTTTATGTTCAAAATAATGaagtaaaatgtctttttaatacTGATTGACCACTGACTGGTCTTCTATGTTGttgacagagagacagacaaggctaaaactaataaattatagaataatacttttttaaaatagcatattaaatctaaaaatgaattaaaataaaatgaactagagatttttttaaaaccctaaccattacaACCTCGCTTGAAAACTAAAGTAAACCTGGATGTTTTGACCATTATTAGTTTTTTCCACATaattaattaaagaaaatatattaaagagTAATCCTGATGACAACTAACGAGTTAATACAAGACCAGCGATATTTTGACTAAAATTGACCGGTTTTTGACATATTCAAGCTCGTCGCAGTGACTTGGTTGATTTTTGAGCTTTGactttcaatgggaaaaaaaactaagaagaAAGAGTCCAGTTTTCTGGCTATGACGGAGTTGCACGTGAGGGTGCCGGAGGCCTCAGCTGACATCACGTTCTTGAGTTGAGACAGACTCACAAACATAGAAACCCAATCCTGGTTGGTAGGAGAAGCCAGAAGAATCTGGCTGGCCTCATTAATCTTCTTAGTCTAATTAGGAAGCAACTGCAAGCAGCAAGAGACCATCATAAACCAGGCTTTTAAAGGGGATGGTCTGACAATTTCAAGTTTGGAAACTATTTTACTGCCATACAATTGCCAGTAGATGGTAGTGATGTGCCATTTTGACATTTAGGTGAGAAATAGACAAATTTtgcaaaagttttaaatttttaaactacttttttgtatgtttattcAGTCTGTAAATGTTCTGAAATATCGTGTAACAGGTGAGCTCAGacaaatgatcaaaaattatttactttttggaAGAAGAATTAatttaggggttgggaatattCATAAATGGAGTTATGATCTGAAATCAAGATGTAAATTTACTGAGTGATTGCAATTAAGTAAAATTGGGAGGATGTTAGTATTCTTATTAAtgtcattttgtacttttttgtcaaattttcccTCAAAACATCGTAGCACACAAACACCAAGACACACAAAAAGTCGCCATATGCGCCACAGACAGGCGTCTCAAAGCGTGCATTGTATCGATGGTACGCCAGCGGCTGGCCGGCTCGGACCCCCCACTCAGACCGCGGCCCCCGGAGGAGCGTTTAGGCTGGTTGACAAGCCGCCTCCCACCTCCATCTGTCACATGACACGTTTGGCCGCGACCGACGGGCTGGGCCGCTAACGTGCGCGTGCCAGCCAGTTAGTGTTTGTGTTGCGAGATGATGACAAACACGCTAACAATACCACTGGCAAGAAAATTCAACCAACAATTCCtatgtgacaaaaaaatcatggcAATTGACGATATTAAATAAACTTGACACCAATTTTTTAACTCTCCTACTTAACCTATTGAATATTCCAAAGTTATTTACATttccacccatcaaaagagccacatgtggctcgcaagccatagtttccctaACCCTGCTAAGGTGAACCATGCACATGTGAACACCCACTTCAAAGTGCACACATAAAACGATTCCaaccaaaataacaatacacgCACAAACATGTCGAATCTCAGATGTAAATGCGTATAAACAAGAATGAACAAGCCCTAAAACGGGTTAAAATGGGAGAATCCCATTTTCCAGGTTGTGAAATCCAGGTCATTCCAAGGCTTTGCACACTTTCTGATGCAAGcgcacgagagagagagagaaaagcgaACAGCGAGGCAGCCAGGCAGTGTGAGCCTCATGCATTCTTAATGCAACATCATAGACGGCTAATAATGTAATAGGAGCTACGCAGTGTGCCTAAACAAGAATGAGGCAGGGACGCACTTGGGAGCTCTGATTAGGTGCACTAGATAAGGCCTCGGCTCAAATAACGGTCCAGGAaaagagaaggagaagaagaagaagggctCGCCTTCACGTTGCAAGTGATATGGCTGACCTCACTTTTAAAATCACAAGATtattcagtccattttcctCTTTACGACTTTTACGCTGTGAACGCAGTAAAACTTTACCTTAGCTTTGTTTTATACCGTGAAGAGGTTTTTCctatttattgtttaaaaaaaatgaaagctgttaaaaaagatatattttttggaaaaatggtaactgttcattcattcatttgcagtagcgcttttcctcacaatggtcgcagggggtgctggggcccaTCCCAGACAACTATTGGTCTCAGGCAGGGGACAGttcgccagccaatcacagaaggGTAACTATTATATTTTGTAGGGATTTCTCAAATTTGgccatttagtttaaaaaaaaataagaaaggaaAAAACCTCTGGTCTTACTTAATAGAACGGCCGACAATTGTTGTCAATGGAAGCcgcgataattaaaaaaaatagggccacccctattataacttagGAGTTTCTGCgcggattttcacatttttaggaactttaaaaaataatgaatagcagaaaaaagagataatggcaaaaaaagtgaatttgcgataatcaagggattactgtaatccccaacatggaACCAGTGATGCGTTCAAGTGTTGACATGGCAATAGTAAAGAGGAAGAAACTAACAGGCAGAACCAACACAGTCAAATCGCAATACGTTAACACCTGCAAAGTAGAGTGAAGCGTTACTTCTTCTTTTCCGAGTAAAGTGTGGACAAAAAAACCACCACCACAATAATATTGCAAGAAAATGGAGAAAGAGATGAGGAGGCTGCAAACAAAATTCCCCATTTTGGGACACGCTAAAATCTTCTGGCTTGGTTTAGCCTcctacacacgtacacacgcaccAACTTTGAAGTGCGAGCGCGTAATCTCGATGACAGCAAACACACCAACAGACGTGGGCGCAAGATGTTGccacgggtaaaaaaaaaaagtcagggaaaaattgaaaaatttcaAGCACCTGGTTTTAGTAACCATGGTAGCTGGTTTTCTAATTAGACAATTTGATGCCTgatttagggattttttttttatctgattttATGAGGTATTTAGTTAAATTCTGATACAATATCATTTGGAAAGTGGATTTTGgtagtgtcttttttttggttatacTGTATTAGGTTTTGCTATTATGATGGTAATTCCTAAATTTGGAATTAGTTttagtatttattgattttctactcatatttattttgattttggtCATCTTTGTTTTGACATTCCTTTGATTTGTACAGTAGATAGTTTTGATTGCATCTACTTTTAGAAGTATTTATTTGGTGGCTGGATTTATAGTCAATGTTTTCCAACCTCTTATCCGCTTTAATCTTGTTTTGCTAGCATCTCTTATGTAGAACTAGAAGTTTAACATTTGGTTTTGGTCATAGTTACCTGAGTTGGGACTTTGTCTAAGTATTATCTGGTACTATTGTCTGGTTCAAGTACTTGATTTGGTACCTATATATTTTGTTGCTGCAgtataaaatgaatttgaaatgatttcaGTGCGACTTTGTTGTGCTC is drawn from Stigmatopora nigra isolate UIUO_SnigA chromosome 18, RoL_Snig_1.1, whole genome shotgun sequence and contains these coding sequences:
- the prkcea gene encoding protein kinase C epsilon type — its product is MPVFSGLLKVRICEAVDLKPTPWALRHAVGKSGSFLLDPYLALNLDQTRLGQTATRTKTNSPAWHQEFCTEVREGRSLELSVFHDAPIGYDDFVANCTIQLEDLLQNGTRHYEDWIDLEPEGKVYVVIDLSGSSTEASGANDNEERVFRERIGPRRRQGAVRRRVHQVNGHKFMATYLRQPTYCSHCRDFIWGVLGKQGYQCQVCTCVVHKRCHELIITKCAGMKKQEDTPEEVGSQRFSVNMPHKFSIHNYKVPTFCDHCGSLLWGLLRQGLQCKVCKMNVHRRCEKNVAPNCGVDARGIAKVLSDLGVTPDKISNTAQRRRKLTPGQEAPQSPPELSQTETPFSQPAVPTSPSQQDLAELERLQDALSLDQQGPQHSSSSSSSSSATSTTSLSTASSSGGRENGQSQRRTLKDFNLIKVLGKGSFGKVMLAELKGTEDVYAVKVLKKDVILQDDDVDCTMTEKRILALARRHPYLTQLYCCFQTRDRLFFVMEYVNGGDLMFQIQRSRKFDEPRSRFYAAEVTSALMFLHRNGVIYRDLKLDNILLDAEGHCKLADFGMCKEGIVNGVTTTTFCGTPDYIAPEILQELEYGASVDWWALGVLMYEMMAGQPPFEADNEDDLFESILHDDVLYPVWLSKEAVSILRAFMTKNPAKRLGCVVSQGCEEAIKTHPFFREIDWLLLEQKKVRPPFKPRIKTKRDVNNFDQDFTKEDPVLTPTDETIVRQINQEEFKDFSYCAPEETHT